In Chaetodon trifascialis isolate fChaTrf1 chromosome 8, fChaTrf1.hap1, whole genome shotgun sequence, the DNA window GGTGTATCGCGTCGAACCGTCCTCAAAGTCATGAGTGTTTATAACAAACATGGAGATATTGCGACAGCAAAGGAGAACAGCAGGAACAAGCCACAGATGAAAAGGATGAGACAGACCAAATCTGGGGCGAATGGAGGAGCCGCCAGTGGTGAACCAGTGTCTGACCCTCTGGTCGACGCACAAAACCCTGATGAAGAGGGCAAAAGACCTAAATCCCAGGCCAAAGACAACGAGTAATATGGTCCGATGAATTATATTTCACACTATGTCTATGACATTTAGACTGATTATTGTTTGCATAATGCCATGGGCTGCCTCCGTTTAACCATAATTTTTTTCAGTTATGGATGTTTTCATGTGAGTTTTtatgttaaaatatttttttcaaaggCTTGAAAATGACCAGGGAATATGAAAGTATTCTGTCAGCTATGGTACATTTCCAGgcttttctgcattgttttggatGATGTTTTATAAGCTTCAGTGTTTATAAGCTTAAGTGAATTCAGttgaatatctttgtgtttgGGTGCAGCTGTCAAATGTTTTTGTCCAGCTTATtgatgaggggaaaaacacacatggacaaTAACATTAGCTCTAAATGAAGCACCAcccatacagtatgtgcaaacAATGAAACCAACTAAAATACTCCAAATAATACTTTATCCCAAAGAAAAATAGAATAATGGGAATAGAGAGAAATGTCAATACTGCACATTCATATGCTACACGAGCAGTGAGTTTATCCCTTTGTACTGGCATTAAGCAGTGTTATAAGCTGACACTTGCATGCTGGCTGCATTCAGCTGTGGTTCACGTACTGATATATATTTATGGGTTTCTTAGAGAGAGAATTTACAGAGATGTGAATGTGTTGTAGTACACctgttcagattcagattcacaAAAAAGGctgtattttttctgtgtttgtagaGAATGTATTGTGCACTGATTTCAACAAGAGAAATACATCTGTGTTCTGCTGCCAGTCTGCTGTGTTGGACTGGATCACCCTTCTGACCACACTTTGAACCCCTGAGAAATCCTCCTGTTttgttgtgacattttgacctttgaccttcagtCTGTGTCATGACcatcagaggcagcagcagatgaagaggGGCTGTGGACTGCTtcaaaaataaactgcagttgCAGAGCTCTCTCTTCATAGGTCACTCATTggtgattaatcaataatgaaaataatggtgTGATTTGGTTACCTCAGAAtaaacaatgtagaattgtaCATTTTGCCTGCTTATTTATTGCTTAATTATCTCAGTTTTATGAAAAACGCGTTGTTACAGCAAAACACTGAGTAATGTAAAGCACTAGTCACtagtcttttattctgaaaagctCCGACCAGAAGTACTGGTTCTGCCCGCAGTGAAACGTAAACAGCGTGGTGATGAAGCAGCGGTGGACAGGCTGAAGACGGTGCACAATTGTAGTTGTAAGTAAAACACCATGTAAATAATGCACGCGTTCAtatgtttcatgtgtgtttgaatgcaACTCAAGTGCTAGCACTGTATTCTGAATACGTATTTTGTTGATGGATGCTAATCTAGTAGCTTGCTACCTGGCTAGCCTAAATCACAACATCGACACTTATCATGGAGTGGGTTGAACATCTTTGACTGTCAACAAAAGCGAACCGAGCCTCTGTGATTATGTGTCAGGTGCTGCTAGGTCTTTGCACTGTATTGTAAAGAGTGCGGTTTATTTTGTTCAACCCCTGTACACCTGCCTCAGGTAACGTTAGCTCTGTAACTGGTTGTGTGAGTCCTGATACTGAATCACATCTGTCTTTGTACACAGTTGAGTCATGGTGTCAAAATGGTAATTAACGGTATTTtttattctcctttttttttttttttttttatccatttataGACACAGTGCACTTCAGCAGCCTCTGagcctgctgcctgcctgcctgccagctTAGATTATAAGGAGCGTTCAAAGCAAAATGAGTGATTTAACAGAGTTTGAAAGATGCCAAATAGTTGCTGCACGACTGTCAGGTGCATCTGTCACAAAAACTGCACAGCTCTTCAACGTGGCAAGAGGAACAGTCTCCAGGGTCATGACCGTGTACGTCAAACATGGACGAACAGCATCAGCCAAGAAAAACAGTGGGCGCAAGTCAAAGCTCACCGAAAAGGATAGACAGACACTTCTCAGGATAGTCGATGAACACCCTGAGTATACCGCCTCAAAAATCACCACAGAGCTGAATAGACACCTGTCTCACACCGTCTCTGTGAAGACTATCCGGCGCGAGCTTCACAAAGCTGGTATTTTTAGAGGAGCGTCCAGTCGGAAAGCGGAGAATGAGACTGTCACACAGAAGCCAGATGGAAAGGACACTAAACCTGAATGTGACACACAGGAACCAGGTGACGAGAGAACACATGACACAGAGTGTGACACGCAAAAGCCTGTGGAAGACAAAACAATATCTGAGCCCCAGGTTGGTGTCGAAGACAGCAACACAGAAAAATCCCTAGAGAGAATACGACCTGAATCCCAAGGCAGCGACGAAGAGTGCAGCACACAAAGGCCGGGCGGAGAGAGCACAGGAACTGAATCCCAGACAAGTGAAAAGGAATAACATGGTCCCATGTATTGTGTTTCAGCCTCCCAGCATCAAGATTGGTGATGTTGAGGGAAAACCACAGAATGCCTTCACCCCTTAATGTCGCCAGCTGCACATCGATCTGTAACAACATTTCAGTTTTAGGgatttgcttatttattttgcatgagTGCAATATTCAGcctagttttctttttttcttggttCAAAGGCAAACAAGACTTAAATGTAGATCATTGAGAATTGACctaaataattgaaaatgtcCATACTGTTGATGTTTAATGGTATGTTATGATATTGTGGAGGTTATATGTACCAGAAAAACTTCTTGTGGATAAGATGTGAAACCAAGCAGCAACTACAATCCCATATGTAACAACCTTAAAATATAGTTCCTCTACCATCTCAAAAAGTCACTGTTAAACTCTGaaattatgatgatgatgattattattattattattaattttgaaaatgttaGGCTCTCAGTAGTAGATCTCCATCATTTGTGTCTTCTAACATGTCTTGATGACTTtgaaaaatatgtatatatgtttaaTTAGAGGACATCAAGCCTCAAAGAGCAGTACTATATGTGTTGGGGCTTGGTTGGGGGGTTTCTCAGGCTATCATAATCTTCACCCAAATCCCAAAGTGCAGGTTTCAGAAAATGTCTTCAGCAATTCATGGGGTGGTGCAGATCAAGCACTTTTGCATACTTGCATAAATTGTAAAATAGTACAATAAAATGAGACACATTCATGGACACTTCTTACTTTATGCTGCAAATTGTACTGAATGATAATTGATGAATGCACCATAAAGTATTCTGTCTCAAGGGCTGCATCCCTCCCATGGTCCCTTTGCTTTTGAATActaaatttcacatttgaagcagCTGGATGTGCGTAGCTGTGTTGGGGCTGGGATACAAGACATCAGACAACATGTTATGTTTGCACTGCAcattaaaacagcagaaaaacacaaaagcattGTGTACATTCTGTGATCAAAGTAGAACTATACtatttgttgtttgattttgtgttgCGACTGCACATTTCAAAGCAACCATAAGCAAGGACACAAAGAAAGCAGAACAGACTGAGAACTCATTGCTAGGTCTTTGACGCGTCTATCAAACTCTGAATACTAAAAAGAGGTTTCAAGTGGTTTCACAATGGCCTTCCTAATTTAAATATGAGAACTCAGACTTTTGGAGTTAGCGAGTTGCTCCTGTGTTTATATGAGCATTCAATAAGTCAACCATAATTACCACCAAGTGCGGTGCTGCAACAGCTTCCATACAAACGTTTCACCTGTTCAAAATTCCACGTCGGTCCAAACCTTACTTCAGTAAAACTTTAAGTgtcatcagcaaaatgtactgaaaaTGTCAGAACAATCCAGTCATTCTTTATGAACAATTACATATTAAGATTTATTATACACGGTATGAGTTACATTTTAATCACATAAAATGCCCTCGGAATGACAAATATGATGCATTTCGTGTATTTTTGTACGGCTGCACATGCGCGTCCGAGAATGACGCAGCAACTGACCCGGAAGTGTAGTGCCAGTAGTAAACACGGCTTTCACAGCTGTGGTACTTTCAAAACGATGGTGTACGTGTCCAACGGTGAGTGGTTTTTCCTGTGTCGTtaactgttttctctcatttaacATGTAGCTTTCCTGTATAAATTGTTTTCTatgccaaacattttcagttcacAAACACCACCACAGCAGGAATGTGTAATGGTAGCAGAGCGTTTGGCTAAACATAGCTAACTAGCTTGTTAGCAGGCTTAGCCTGGCTGGATGTGCGTAGTGTGAAGAACTGCTGAATTAATCAAACTAGTCTTGTCAAAGAAGGTATTTACTGGTGTTCTTTCTGTCGCTTATCAATTTGGGTGTTTAGTGCAGTAGTTTATTGAGTATGCAGTGTTGAGCATGAGAAGATGTAACAAACAGGCCCACTTTCTAAAGCATCTTAAGGCTGACATGATCGTAGCCCCCAGATTTAAAATGTGACCCAGATCAAACTTAAGGGAAAGGGGGCCCTGCTGTGTCCTGCCTTGCTTTTAAGTCGTGATTGACTGTGTAAATCTATGTGTACTGAATGCCAGGTCAAGGGGGAGTAACACTGCTTAATCTCTACTTGTAAGGTGGTTTTGAATGTGAACATCACATGATCCCTGTCTGATCCCTTGTCTCTcccacataaataaataaataaatctgtctgtctatcaATCTCAGGTCAGGTCCTGGATAGCAGGAGTCAGTCACCATGGCGACTGTCCTTACTGGTCGATCTCTTCTGGGGGGCAGTGGAGTTTATCGGCCTGTTGTAAGTCCATCAGTCACACAGGCGTTGAATCAAGGAGACCAAAAGGCCACATTATTAACTTCACTCTGTGAGGCTTTAGgctcagcagtgctttgagttaaatgctaatgttagtcATAGGGCTGCACCTAATGCTTAGTTTTCATTGCTGATTAATCTGTCAATTATTTtcctaattgattaattaattgcactataaaatgtcagaaaatggtgaaacgCATCGATCGTTTCCTAAAGCCTAACATGATATCCCGCTCGTCTCATTTAGCATATGTACTGAAGACCTTGAAGGAAAAAGTCAACAGATATTCACTATACTGTcatagaggagtgaagaaaaCAGATTAATCTATTATCCAAATAGCTGACAACTAATCTGTTCATCGTTGCAGCTTTagacattagcatgctaacatttgctaatgcTGAGGAACATGAGAATTTTCTTAGCTGGTATTTTGTCATAAAccaaaaagttgagaaaaagcAATGTTTTTGTATAACCACGTAACACTGTTGTCCCTCTGATCTTTGTCCTCTACCAGTTTTAAGACATTGGTTCACCCTAACATGACAAAGAATGGAAACTGTGTTTCGTCAGGCTTCACAGATGGCAGAGGGTAGGTCCCTGGGCCACAGTCATTtctcaactctctctctctctctctctctctctctctctctctctctctctctctctctctctctctctctctctctctctcacacacacacacacaatttgcaTTTCCAGTCAGGTGTGGGTTTCTCATTCATGTCCATCCCTTGCACTCCAGTTTCAAATATCTGATCAAGAAACTGATGTAAACAGTAATAAAGAAGTTTTGAAGACCTTGCTTAGCCTCAGTTCATACCATtgttccctctcctctgtcacttGCTTTTGCAGTCCTCCAGGTCCCCCTGGTGGGAGGAGACGAATGGGAAGAATTTCTCACGGTGGAGGTCCCAATGCTCCACCAatgggtggaggaggatgaggaaggtgAGAAATAGTTTTTCCTGAAATAATCATTACTCGGTCAATAAACTTGTTGTTATCATGTACCTTCTCTTTATGGAGCCTGTATAACAAAGTGAGATTAAGGCATTAAATTAGAATGTAAACATTtccaagttgttttttttttttaattggaaaTCAAATATTTGGATACATGAGGAAAACATTACTCCTTCATTGTGTTACCCTCACTTCTTTGTAGGTAAACGCCTACACATCTAGTGTAGGCGTGGGCCTGGCACAGTGTCTGATGGTGACATCACAGTGCTGAAGCCCCTCTTCATCGGCTGCCGCTGCCACAAGCAGCTACTTGACGCCTTTCTGGGAATTCCTATACGTAGGGGCCAGAATGGCCGATACAGCAGCTAACTGCATCACCTCCTCCCCTTTTCCTGCTTCTGCCCTTACACTCAGCGATCACGTAGACATCTCAGTTGTGATCATTCCTTCAGGGAATCATGAAGTTACAgtagtttgtctttgttttgtgtccttCTGTTTGAATAAAAACTTGTGCTGTTAAAACATGTTCATACTGAGCTACTTTGTCTTGTTTCATTACTGTCACACTTGGTAATGACAGAATTTATCTCTATGTAGACCTATTGAACACTGACAACAATAAAAGGAATGAAGATGAAATGTTTGTCTCTGCACTTCAGTGGCGATATTGTGGGAGGATACTATAGGGTAGATTTATGAGAAGTGGGTGATTTTGTATCTGAAATATAATGCGGATAATGGCAGAAGAGGTGGAGGCAACAGTTACACTGCATGTGAGACTTAAATGCATTGAGTTACTGGGCCTGTGAAGGGAGATGTGGGTTGCACTGGAGGCAGCCTTTGTGTTTAAATTTGATATGGTCACAATTCAAAGAaaggtggattttgtttgttCCAATAAATTGCAACTATTGTGTATTCAAGTGTCAGAGGGTTTATTTACACACATCCAAATTTCAATTAAAAAGGATAAGCTGTACTATTTACAGAACATCAACAAGTAAACTTCTTGAGTGTGTTCAAAAGTTGCACAACAATGACCTCTTCTGGGTTTTTGATGGATGGAAAAAGCAAATGCAACAACGTAAAATTCAGGTCGACATGTACACGTCCAAAGCGTCTTTTTGCTCTTCAGTTCTACTTTCTTCTCTGAGCGCTTTCAGTAACACCTGAAGGCCTCCTGTGTGGACAGTTTCACCAGACGAAGGCCGCTCTCTCACGGAGCATTCGGACACCAAAGCGCTGCCACTCCCTCTGGTGGATCCACATCTCCTGAGTGGTGTCCAGACAGGCCAGCACTGCTCCACCCTTCCACGATATCAGCCGAGGGTCCATGTCCTAGAGCACGTGCACatcaacatacagtacattagaGGGGCTGTGTGTATGTACCTGTGACATACCGTGTTAAAATGATGGCCACTGAATACCAAGCTACTTTACCTGCAGTGCAGATTTGTATCCTATTCTGTGACTATGTACAACACATCCCAGGTTACCTTTGGCCTTGTGATAACTTCCACGTTGTCGACCAGCCTTCTGAATGAGGGCGGCATCTTGTTGATGATACGGTGAAGCAGAAACTCCTGAGCACCATGAAACATGAGTCCTCCTCCCACCACCAGGATGGAGCTGTACATCTTGCGTTTGGTTTCGTCTGATGCTACCGATAAAAAAGATGAGGTGAATTAAAAACAGGACATCCTGAGCACCATAAAACATCTGTCCTCCTTTTTACATCCTGTTCAACACACTGTTCATGTCTTCCTGCTTCCCTTCTGTCGCTCTGTCCTTTCTTACCACAGCAGTCGATGCTGTGCAGGATGGCCTTATCCAGGCCCAGTGCTTTGCTCTCAAACTGGCTCATGATAGCGGTCTTCCttgacaggtgagcagacaggggctcctccacctctcctgcACCCATCAGGCACTCCCCCTGTGAAGGCCCAAGCTCTGTCTCCCCCTTCATTGCTCCTGCACCGCTGCCACTCCCACAGCCCCTGGGCGGGTCTGAGAGCTCCACCACCCCTCCCTGGCTGCTCATCTCACCATCCAGACCACCACCTGGTCTGGAAACAGctttcctgtctgcagctgatTTGGACGACTGgtgaagaaaatgagagacCAATCAAATGACAAGAACCACACAGCTTCTACCTGaagaaatttcatttaattcaacatgtacatgtgtgcatatctctgtgtgagcgtgtgttaCCTGGtcctgtttgctctgtgtggTCAGCAGGTAGTGTTCATCATGAGGATCCTCCGAGTCACCTTGAGAACGGTACTGAAGTGATGTCATCTTCTGACCTACAATGCCAAATGTGGTTGGGTAGAAAAGACCCATGGGCGCCTAATACACACACGAGCCATAAAACATGAGAGGGAAGAACACAAATAGAGCCACAGATGAAAAGTCATTCTAGTACACAAGCAGGAGACAGAATAATGCACCAGGTATTTCAACAACAATGTTAAAAAGCGTAGTTTGTCATAAATAAGTACCTCTAATTTCTCATCTCCCAGTCGAACCTGGTAGAGAAGAGCTGGGGCTTCTGGGAAACGTGTCTGGAATTCATGATCTTGTAGTCCTGATATGTCCTGTTAAGAATAACAGCAGATTTCTTTGTCCTTTCTTGAGAAACAACTGATCAAAACAGAGCCAACACTTCACTAAAACTGATCAATGTACAAGCGACAGTTCCCCAACGCTCcctctaaaaacacacacacacacacacacacacacacacacacacacacacacacacacacacacacacacacacacacacacacacacacacacacacacacacacacacacacacacacacacacaccctgaccaACACACACTTGATCTAGATGGCAGAAGGTCTCTttcagatgctgcagcagctgacagtccAGTCGGGTGGACAGCTGACACTCTCTGTAGGGAAAGCCCGCCCTCTGCAGGAGCCAGAAGAAAGTACGGGTCACATCTGAGCCACCGTAGGCCAAAGACAGCCTGGAAAGTCCAACAGACACAGAGTTCATCTAATGAATACTCATCCTGATCAtcacttttttaatcaaacattcACTGTTgatctgtactgtatgtcactgTTGGGGGTTAAATGTATAAAAGGGATCAATGATATCTGATCTCAATTGCTGAATAAGAGTTTTCATCGacataaatcaaacacaaaagTGGCCCTCAACCCCACCTGGAGTTCCGGTGGGACACTCCGTCCTCTACACAGCAAAGACTGGTCTTCTGGTCTCCAACATCCACGACACAAGCACTGCTCAACCCACTGCCAAACGTAGCACACACAGACTCCTGGTGCACAATGATCGCTGCACACATGCAACAGTACAGAGGGTTAGGCGATGGCAAGAGAGGCAGACTCCTTAATCTACCATGACGAAGACATACATGTATATACCCACatgtatacatgtatgtgtgtactaCCTGAGAAGCCCATATTAAGCAGCAGCATGTTGACAATTTCTTTGATGTGCTGCCTGTTGTAGATGTCGGGAACCAATAGGATGCATCTGTAATACTGGAAACCAGTCACAACAGCGAAGCATTGATGTGAAAAGAGCAATTCCACTGTCAGTACAAGTACCACTACAagtacaactttttttttttttttttttctttttcaactcACTGTAATTAACTCTTCAGTGTATTTTTGAGCTGCTTGAGTCTTTTTGATTCGTCTATACCCTTTAACTTAGATTGGAAAATGCTCCTACCTTTAGATGTGCTTCTAGGTAATACTAAATATTTTGCACACATTGATCTTGTTGTGATGTTCCTCATTTTATAAGCctttcttcatctgtcttcCTTCACTTTGCCCCACAGAAGAAGGTGATAcatgatgaagagatgaagagttTTCTCCTACCTTGAGGTCTTTGAGGGGGATATCCAGTTGCTTTTGAATGACATGGCTCCAGATCGTCTCCAGGTCAGCCAGGACAGCAGTCAGTGAGCCCCCGGGACCGGCATGTATGTTGAGCTGACCTCTCACTAAAGGCCAGTGGATGTTGTAACAGTCGGATGGATTAACATAGAGAGCCTGCATGATGGCATGATGgaagggtggagggagagggaggagaaaacaagatGAGGATAAATGGATAAAACAACCAAAGAGAGTTTAGGTAAAGCAGAGTTTAGGTAAAGCAAACAGTTTCAGATGTCTGATTTAATAGGAGACATGAGACCAATTCAGAGACATTCACTGACCTCCTCTCCCACCAGATGAGGAGGATGGTGGGTGGTGCTGGTCCACTTCACCCTGGAGCTGCTGTCTAGCACTGCTGGGCGGATCTGACAGTTATAGGCTCTGgccttaaaacacacacacacacacacgcacacacacacacacacacacacacacacacacacacacacacacacacacacacacacacacagtattaaaAAATGAATCTCAGCACATGAAAGCATATAGTACAAGACACTATTACACTAGAGTAATTTGTAGCATTAATTACGCACCAATCTTGTCTCTTCCTGTTTATACACACCTGCTCAGCGGACACGGGTGTCCTCCGCACTCCGTTTGACATCTTCTTGGACCAGATGGCCTGGTCGACCATTTTAAGCCCATTCTGCCTCTGCTCATtactctctgctttctgtcgGACAGAAGGAAGAAGCAACGAGGGcaagacacatacacaaaatcAATCCAagaacagcacagacacagaataGAAAGACCGAATTTCGGGTGTATCTGGTCACGAGTCACGTACATTTAGACCTTCTCTCAACAGCCAGGCGTCTTCATATCTGGGCTGTCCACTTTGCTTGTGTCTGCGTGCTATCACATGTGGGATTGTCACCGGAAGAGTGTCTGTTGCTCGGCCAATGCGGAGCGTCCTTGATCCAGGGTGGATGACAACCACAAAATTGCTCTGTATTTGCTGAAAAAGAGGAACATATACATACAGAGGGACGATCAGCATAAGCATAACAATGTCATGCACAGAACAGAAACGGTTAAACACTATGTAGCATTATGTTAAAGTACGTGGATACTTTAACATTACAGCCGTATGTGATTGCAGAACATATCACAACATAATTTCCTGCTATAACAGCCTCAACTCATCTGGGAAGTCTTTCCACATGATTTTGGAACCCGGCTCCAaagatttgctcccattcagccagcTAATTACTCACCGCTCACCGTAACGTACACGACAAACCTAAAGACGACTCACCAGTTTCACCATTAATGAAAATCTCCTAAACTAAATGTGTCTCCGTCCGAGTAACTGATGGGTTCAAGTACGAACTAACATTAACACTAAACCCCTGTCAGTCCACAACACGGgatgagtgtgcatgtgaaagCTAAATAGGCTGAATAACAGAGATTAATACAAATATGAGCATTAAACAATAGCTGAAACGCTCGActtctcctctcacctcctgaAGGGGGTCCGGGATGGTCGGAGGAGCGATGGGTCGCTTCACCCCGCGCTGTTGctctttatctttctccttgtctcgttccttttctttctccttcccgTTGTCCTGCTCTTTTTCAGCCTGGGTCATAGTTACTGTAGGACTTAATCGACTAAACTCTCAAAAATAATGATTCGGGAGCTTTTCGTGCctttaaagtgtttaaaaatACGACCGCACGGCTCAACCTCCCTTTCAATGAAAAGTTATGGCAGTGGTTATTCTACTTCCGTGTTTGGTCACGTGCTACAAAATGGCGATTTTCTATTTGTCGAAACTGTTGCTTTTCTTCGCACTGTCTTTACATTGGCATTCATGTGGGCGCTGCATGATAAATCATGACAAACGCTTGTGTTTTTTTACAAAGGGCCCATATACATTGTACCGAATggaaaaacatttcactcatcTCATCATTTAGACTGTCTGTTTACTGAATGTAGTGTAACTGCATCCTGCTGTATGCTGCTGCTTATGGCTTTAACATGTCACGTAGGATAAAGGTTCAGAGATTAAGaatttgtttctgttctctgACAAGAAGACAATCAATCTGACTGGTCAAGATTTGTTATGCAAACTGCATGCTGTCATTCATTGTAGTCCAGGTGGATTGTAGATCACAATTCCTGATGACAGGACCATAAAGGCAGTTCAACTTTTACAATCCACTGCTGAGTGTTTGTACTGCTGGACACTACCAGTCTATGCTGTATGCTTTTACTATGCCAAACATTCAGCAGATTGCTACAACATCACCTAATGTATCATTGATATCTGCAGTGGGACATGTCTTGCAACACCATTGTACAGCAACATTTAATCCCTCTGATGATGACAAGTAATTGGCTGATGCACAGTTGAATATACAAGAGTGGCTTAAGTGTGagcacattttgtttgtggGCCTTCAGGGGTGTGCTTTGTCAGTTCAGCCATCTGATGCATTCAAAGTCAATAACTCAGTTCCTAATGGTACTGTTGCATTGACACCTGGTTGTGAACCAAAGCATGTTGAAGAAGTGATGGCACAACACCAACTGAGGAGAGAAGCTTCAGCAGACCCTCTCACACAGTTTATAAGAAGTCTTGGCGATGACCTCTACATGCTTTGCTCAACTGAACAACTTGCACTGCCACAAAGTACATTCGAATTGCAGCAGCCACCTCTTTCAGTGCACTCCTTCTCATCTTTTTCAAGTTCTAGCCATTTTGTGGGCTAACCAAAAGAATTGCGCAGGACTGCGTGAGCTCATGACTGCATGGTTCATGTTCTTCATACAGTGTTGCACACCTTGAACAGAAGCGCTTGCATTCTAGCCAGAAGTTGCTACTACTAATTCCAGATATGTTTTTGGTGTCACTCACGACTTTGGTCATTTGTGAAAGATGAGAGGACTTCTCACTCAATCTAGAAAACCAATTCAGCATCACACTCTGGTTGCTAAACTGCTAGAAGCTATTTTGCACCGATCTTAACTTGCTATTGTCAGATGTGCTGCTCACTCTTCACAGGGTATCTGATCCTGTGACAGGTGGACATGTGTGGGCTGTGACAGTACTGTAcaatttcctcctcctccatggtccaccaatttctttctttgaaacaAGCAAACCCAAATCATGCACAGACCTTTATTGATGTCATGGAAATGCAAAACGGCACTGATACCAGGGAGCAAACATTTGGGTGTGCAAACGTTGACAGTTCAGACTCTGGCCTGTTTGTCCCCGCTGTCTTCTCCATGTGCCTGCTCATGTTGCTCATAGTCCCACACATGTTGGAGAAGAGGGGATAAATGGCACAGTTCGGCCACAATGGTTGGCATTGGGCATCATGCAAGTGTAACACACACTAGTGAACAGATGAATGACATGCCAGCAAACTAGGAGAAAGGAAGCAAGAATCATTTGGAaccttttttaaatgtgcaaataGATTTTGTACATATGCCGTGTTGTCAA includes these proteins:
- the selenok gene encoding selenoprotein K, whose amino-acid sequence is MVYVSNGQVLDSRSQSPWRLSLLVDLFWGAVEFIGLFFKTLVHPNMTKNGNCVSSGFTDGRGPPGPPGGRRRMGRISHGGGPNAPPMGGGG
- the actr8 gene encoding actin-related protein 8, which codes for MTQAEKEQDNGKEKEKERDKEKDKEQQRGVKRPIAPPTIPDPLQEQIQSNFVVVIHPGSRTLRIGRATDTLPVTIPHVIARRHKQSGQPRYEDAWLLREGLNKAESNEQRQNGLKMVDQAIWSKKMSNGVRRTPVSAEQARAYNCQIRPAVLDSSSRVKWTSTTHHPPHLVGEEALYVNPSDCYNIHWPLVRGQLNIHAGPGGSLTAVLADLETIWSHVIQKQLDIPLKDLKYYRCILLVPDIYNRQHIKEIVNMLLLNMGFSAIIVHQESVCATFGSGLSSACVVDVGDQKTSLCCVEDGVSHRNSRLSLAYGGSDVTRTFFWLLQRAGFPYRECQLSTRLDCQLLQHLKETFCHLDQDISGLQDHEFQTRFPEAPALLYQVRLGDEKLEAPMGLFYPTTFGIVGQKMTSLQYRSQGDSEDPHDEHYLLTTQSKQDQSSKSAADRKAVSRPGGGLDGEMSSQGGVVELSDPPRGCGSGSGAGAMKGETELGPSQGECLMGAGEVEEPLSAHLSRKTAIMSQFESKALGLDKAILHSIDCCASDETKRKMYSSILVVGGGLMFHGAQEFLLHRIINKMPPSFRRLVDNVEVITRPKDMDPRLISWKGGAVLACLDTTQEMWIHQREWQRFGVRMLRERAAFVW